The Juglans microcarpa x Juglans regia isolate MS1-56 chromosome 2D, Jm3101_v1.0, whole genome shotgun sequence DNA window AGATAGAAACTGAAGAAGTATTTCACATGATTATTGTGtccaaatagaaaatattagCAATGGAGTTATTCTTATCCCCAAACTAGACCTGGGGCAGTAGCAAATGAACAAACAGACAGCAGCTAACAGGGTCTTTTTTAGGGTTGAAATGTGGGAAAGGTCACGAAAATATGCACATCCTTTTCAATTAGTCAGGGAAACAGAAGTATCTAATACAAGCCTAAATGAAAGGAATGTGacaatgtttttttcttcattcataACAGAAATTGAGTCAAAGGGTTGTTACCGAAGGTTGATGGGTTGGAAAGGTTAGGAAAAATGAGAGTTTGGAAATGACTCACAACTTAGTTcagtttacaaataaaatacataaccCAGATATTATTAGTCTAATCTACTATGTCATAAGCAGgggattggaaaaaaaatcatcacgTTGTAATATAACAACAATTTCAGTGAAAGGATAACAACTTATGAACCTGTGGCATGAAATATGCATCTACAAGCTTCATCAATACCTTCAAAATCCATGAAAATCCCTGTGCTTcctttcaaaatttatatattcccTCTGATTCATCCTTAGTCCTAACTCAATAAATGGACTTGACACACTTTGTGCAACAGCTGAGATactttacaagaaaaataccCTGAGATGATATAGGTCTTTCTGGCTGATAATTTAAAGAGAGGATCTTTTCTAATAAACAGGCAAAGCAAACTGATATTCAAGTTATAGAAGGTTTAATAAACCAACGTATGAATACTACAAGAGAAGTATCTGAATATTTAGGGCTGGTTTAattacacaaaaccaaacttctcatctcatataatcattataacttttccaaactctcacacaaaatacaataaacaattcaactttttcaaattccaaaacaaaaattatattaaaaaattatattataacaatattttattcaactttcaacaaaacatctcatctcatctcatctaatctgaactgcataaccaaatgaggcctagtCATACCAACATCTAAGTGACCCAATATGTTTTAtcttaatacattttttttattagagtttCTAGTAAGACAAAATAAAGCTCGTATTtgacataaaatcataaatatggGAACTGAAGAAAGAATTGGTGAAGACGGTTACTTTAGGTATGGCACACTAGAATAGACTCATAATGCAAATGGTGAGTGTGGTGAACCTGCAATGAAGCTAGATTTCCTTCCGACAAGGCAGCTTGTTTCTTAACTGCGTCCAGAGAACTGACAAGTGCCTCAATTTCAGAGTTTTTTGCTGCCAAAGCCTCAACCATATTTGACTCTACTCTTGTCACTTCACTTTTGGATTCAGATAGATCTTGCTGCAGCTGCTTTATACGAGCCTCAAATGATTTAGACAGCTCTCTCTGAAAAGATAGCAATTTAACTAGTGATCAGCACTCCTTACTCGCATAACATCAAGATTACAGAAGAAAAAACCAGAAATTTATTACTTAATTGAACAGGGATGGTGTTCTACCTCAGCAATAAGAAGTTCCTCAAGCTGTGCATTCTCAGATTTGTACTCCTGAAGACGGGATGAAAGTCCGGCACAGACCTGAccacttaaaacaaaaaagattaaaaaagaatgtaaACAGAAGGTTCTGACAACCAAGTAACCCTGCACTGGTGGGCTGCTCTAGATTACATGTAGAGCATGCTTATCCCAAAAGGTAACATTTTCTGAAGAATGTTACTTTAAACAAGCAACCGATGCTGAAAGGTGTGTGGTTCAAAAAAAGGTAGAGCAGTTTGTATTTGATGAGATGATTtaaacaaacttatttttttagataaacaGGAATGAGGCAAACAACCCTGTATAAGGAGGAAAAATCAGATTCAGTTCCTTTTTATTTGGTCTGTCAGAGAGATAAATGCAGGTAGGAGTGTACACCAACCCAATCAGGTTGGAAACACACCCCTTCAGACTTCTGATCCAATCAGGTCGGGAGAACAAGACACATGCCATTTTTCATTGTTTGTTACGAAACAAGTATGATCCCATAGTTCCATTAATACTTAGATCCAACAACCATACTTcatttaatatcaaaataatattttttttttataagtatcagCATAATAGAATATGAAGAAAGAAAGGTAGACCAGAGAGATCCCAATGTCAATTACTCTTACTATGGTATACATCTGCAAGTGTGAATAAAGGGGCAGTTTTAGAGCTTACCCGAGCTAGCCTTGCCTCTTTAGACTGACCAGTGGAAACTGTAGTTTTAAGCAGTCCCTGAGCCTGCACATAAATAAAGGAACTAGTCAACAGAAGCTCTTAATTGCAGGCATGTAAGAAATATAAAGCTCGAACAAATAAAGTGCATATAGCTAGTCAactccccccccccaaaaaaaaaaaaaaaagttacttttacCTCATCAAGTTGGTCTTGCACTTTCATTTGAGAATCATCAACTTTAAGCTCCTGTTGTCTTTTTTGATCAACGAGAGGTTCAACCTTGATATCAGCATCTTTCAGTTGAGTATCGCTAGTACTGGGGAAATCAGTAGACACATATTGAGATCTCTCTAGGTCAATCTTCAGCATAACATCTGTGTCTCCGGATTTGATACTTTGGCTAGCATCATTTGGAATATCTTCAttaaaaatctcaactttttcgGCAGGTAATGACAAAAGGGGATGCTCTTTAGGAACATCTGAAGCATTCTCATTGACAAGCTCACCATTTGAAGTTGAAGAGACAGCTTCCACATCTGTAAGAATTGAGGGAACTTCCATATGGTGGTCGTTATTTTCAACCACATCACTTACCGGTCTCTCTGTTAGAGGAATGCCTACCAAAGGGGAATCTTTTTCAATATTGTGCTCCTGGACATTGTTTGTTTGGGCGACAGATATAGTAGGAGTCCCATCATTTTCAACTAATTGAACAGCCATATTATTTTCGGGTTGCACATCTACTAGTGGCATCAACGCACTAGTTTGATCCTGTGAAGTATCTGATTCAATTCTGGGGACATTCTTTTGGGACTGCAAGAAATCAACATGTGAGAAGAGCCCTTTGATAAGAATACATAAGAACTACTTCTGGGTACAGGTATACTGGAAAATACCTTGGTCTTTGACTTCCTCTTGGCATGAGATCCTTGCCCATTAGAAGCTTAATAATtcagaaaggaaaacaaaaacagaaataagCACCAGATATTTGTTCAAAATGACCACTTGTGGCCAGCTAAAAAGCATTTTAAATTCTATGAAAATCATTTGTGCTTATTATTCATTATGGAGTGAAGAAATGAAGTCCAACTTCCCCATAATCAGTGGAATTCTGTTCACTTCTTCATTTAACAAATTCCAAAAACATGAACCCCACAGGCATCCCAACAGCTGTGGAAGGAGAAGAGTTTAACCCTCACCATTTCAGGAGggaaacattaatatttttttttataggtataacttataaaaataatattatttttcatagggaaacattaatattatagttttataacaaacaaaaagaattacAAGATAGAACCCTACGTGTAGTGTCAACAAGAACATATCCTgcaaaatgagataaatttaaaagtttccCAGTTAATTGAGATCTATACCTGCAGATTGAGAATCAGATTGCTCGTCAGCCAACTCACTGACAACCAGCTTTGCCCTTCGATCTACAACTTCAAACAAATCTGaccaaaaaaactaaacaatttCAGGTTCTTAATCTGGGAATATGCGTGACTAAATCCTACAACAGGTACTGTTCCAAATCAAAAGTGAAAGAACTATGATAAAGAAACTTGATCTAAACCTTCTATATGTagacataataaattaaaggaaaCCACAGCTATAGTTTTCCACCTTTAACTGACACCATATTTGAAGTAAAATGTTCCTGAATGGTGAAGTAATGCCACAGGGGAAGGTCCAAACCACATCTGGGCCATActtcaaaagaactagtcagtggtccaattggagccccattgcaCTCATTATAAGGAGTTAGAGTTTCTCCCTCTCAAGTAATGCGGGGTCCCAGACACCACCTACACTCATCAGTcagtatggggtatcacaatctcccttAAATTCCTGATGTCCTTGTTGGGCCATTCCTCaaaggtggcatggctcaagttcCACACTTCTGGGTGGGATAGACTTTGATATCATTTCCAACATCCTAAGGGAAGGCCCAATCCACAGCTGTGTCATACtataaaaggactagtcaatagtACAATTAGAGCCCCTTGAATCATTATatagagtaagaacttctctctctcaaataatgtgggatctcatacaccacctacactCATCAGTCAGTATAAGGTATCATAGGTAGTGATCAACTCAAGTATAAATGAACCTTTTCATGATACAAATTCATAATGCTAACTTTAACCATTTACCATAcaaaatagatttaaatatgTATGTTCTAGGAAAGTAGTTTGGGATGTAAATAAATCAATGAACTTGGATTACTTTCGTAGGAAGATCTcctttacaattaaaaaaatgaattgatcTCTCCAAGCTACATTTTTATTCAGTTGGCTGCAAAATACTTCCCAAAGGGGAGAGGGAGTAACAAACACATTTCTAATACTagtagtttttttataagtcacaAGGAACCACCCACCCCGTTCATTTCTTACTCTATGCTGGGATTGGGTTTGGGAATTCTGCTCAACAGGAACTCTCtcctaaatattttctctccatacacatgcacattttttcttcttgttttgctCCCTGAAATGTATTTGCATCACCATTGTTGCGTTGATTGTATTCTGAAGTGGTGATGGTCATGATGGGTCGTTTTATAGAAGTAGTTATTGAATCAAAGTGCTTTATTTTAGCAAAATGTGGAGGTGGTGGGTTGAGAGTCACTGAGCGTAGCTGGAAATCAGAGAACTTGGTGATGCTGGGGTATTCTTCAATTCAATGGCTTGGGAAGGTGTTAGAGGAGAGCCTAAGCAGGGGGAAAAAGGAGGTGTATTCAGCAACACGAGATGGTTTTAGTAGTATCATTGCTCAACGATGTGCAAATAGGAGAGGGAGATATATTGAAATTTCAGAGTATAATCAGGGGGggagaagaaatattttatgtattccAGAAGGTGAGAATGGATGGGgttggaggaagatgagggAGGTGTTGTTAGAGCAAAGGAAGGAGGACACTAAAGTCACTGGTTGGCCTGGTGGAGGTCAACCGAGTGATGGAAGAGGGGGGCTGAAGCACCATGCGCGGTCGTATAAGGAGGTCCTCTCTTCGTCACTACCGAGGACTGTGAAGGAGACGGTGGCTGGTGCAAAGGTCTCTGACAGAGGAAAGGGGCTTCGGCGTGGTGGGACGTTGAGCCATACTCTTGGCGGGGCCTCTATGGCGTGTCAGGATACATGGGAGGTGCAACGGAAATTGCTGGAAATGCAGGGGCAGTTGCGTGCCTTGCAGAGAGATATGGCTACAATTGTAGCTTTTGTCGGTTCTTTTAAGGAGAAAGAAGTAGCTGTTAAGTCAAAAGGCTTTGAAATGGGAACTGGGCCGAGTAAAGTCCATAAAGGGACccaacagaaaaataaaaggggaAAGGGCTGGAATGTCTGGCGTCGGCCCAAGTCACAAGACCTGTCTGGTGGGGCTGGGCTGTCTCAACCCAGGGCCCAGAGCAGTGGGTCTCAGCCCAGGGCCCAAGGCTGCGGACCTCAGTCCAGGACCCAAATTAGTGGGTCTGAACCCGATCCTAAGGAGATTGAGAACCCGAGCCCTAGCCCGATACCCTCTATCGAGCTTTTCAGTCTCGGTTTCGTGCCGGACAGCTTACCGACGGTGAGGGGTCAGGCTGCGGGGACACAGACGGCGCCGATGGAGGCAGTGGGGGTTCCGGTGAGGTTTTGCCGGAGTTCTGCACGCGACAGGCCCTGGGAGGCTTCGAATCTCGTGTTTCTGTGTCTACAGAGAACCAGAGTTCGCCGATGAGTGGTGCTGGGGTGTTTCTGACCCCGGCGACAGTGTCTGTGAAACCAGTTAAGGAGTTCGAGTTGGCTGAGGTTGAGGATGACTCGGATGATTTTATGCATTCCGTGGAAGACGAACTTTTCATCCCAGAGGCCTGTGGGTTGGAGGAGTTTTCGGTGGGAAGTGAGTTTCAGAATTTTCAGAACAATAAGATGGGCA harbors:
- the LOC121251059 gene encoding golgin candidate 1-like isoform X1 — translated: MASWLKAAEDLFEVVDRRAKLVVSELADEQSDSQSAASNGQGSHAKRKSKTKSQKNVPRIESDTSQDQTSALMPLVDVQPENNMAVQLVENDGTPTISVAQTNNVQEHNIEKDSPLVGIPLTERPVSDVVENNDHHMEVPSILTDVEAVSSTSNGELVNENASDVPKEHPLLSLPAEKVEIFNEDIPNDASQSIKSGDTDVMLKIDLERSQYVSTDFPSTSDTQLKDADIKVEPLVDQKRQQELKVDDSQMKVQDQLDEAQGLLKTTVSTGQSKEARLARVCAGLSSRLQEYKSENAQLEELLIAERELSKSFEARIKQLQQDLSESKSEVTRVESNMVEALAAKNSEIEALVSSLDAVKKQAALSEGNLASLQANMESMMRNRELTETRMMQAVREELASVERRAEDERAAHNATKMAAMEREVELEHRAVEASTALARIQRIVDERTAKAAELEQKVALLEVECASLNQELQDMEARARRGQKKSLDEANQMIQMQAWQEEVERARQGQRDAEGKLSSLEAEVQKMRVEMAAMRRDAEHYSRQEHMELEKRYRELTDLLYYKQTQLEAMVSEKAAAEFQLEKEKKRIQEVQVEVERSRVSRRASTTWEEDTEIKALEPLPLYHRHMVGASLQLQKAAKLLDSGAVRATRFLWRYPTARVILLFYLVFVHFSLMYLLHRLQAQADSFDAREVAESMGLANPTLP
- the LOC121251059 gene encoding golgin candidate 1-like isoform X2, which translates into the protein MASWLKAAEDLFEVVDRRAKLVVSELADEQSDSQSAASNGQGSHAKRKSKTKSQKNVPRIESDTSQDQTSALMPLVDVQPENNMAVQLVENDGTPTISVAQTNNVQEHNIEKDSPLVGIPLTERPVSDVVENNDHHMEVPSILTDVEAVSSTSNGELVNENASDVPKEHPLLSLPAEKVEIFNEDIPNDASQSIKSGDTDVMLKIDLERSQYVSTDFPSTSDTQLKDADIKVEPLVDQKRQQELKVDDSQMKVQDQLDEAQGLLKTTVSTGQSKEARLARVCAGLSSRLQEYKSENAQLEELLIAERELSKSFEARIKQLQQDLSESKSEVTRVESNMVEALAAKNSEIEALVSSLDAVKKQAALSEGNLASLQANMESMMRNRELTETRMMQAVREELASVERRAEDERAAHNATKMAAMEREVELEHRAVEASTALARIQRIVDERTAKAAELEQKVALLEVECASLNQELQDMEARARRGQKKSLDEANQMIQAWQEEVERARQGQRDAEGKLSSLEAEVQKMRVEMAAMRRDAEHYSRQEHMELEKRYRELTDLLYYKQTQLEAMVSEKAAAEFQLEKEKKRIQEVQVEVERSRVSRRASTTWEEDTEIKALEPLPLYHRHMVGASLQLQKAAKLLDSGAVRATRFLWRYPTARVILLFYLVFVHFSLMYLLHRLQAQADSFDAREVAESMGLANPTLP